A window of Flavobacterium psychrophilum genomic DNA:
TAAACAAGTCTTTTTCAGGAAAGGCCTCAATCACTTTTCGGGTTAATCCCCTGTGCCCCTGCCAATGCTTTAATAAAATGTCAGATGTCATTACTGTTACTGTTGTTGTCTGAGTTTCCATGATGTCTTCGTTTAAAAATTAATGGTTGATATTTTATTCTGATACAAATTTAGGGGTGGTAAGTGACAGCCCTATGTCAGCAGGATTTTGCAATTGCGTATTTTTTTTCAACCGAAAACGATTTTTAGTAAAAAAGGACAATAATATGGTTGATTTGTACAAGTAATTGTTTGGCTATTAACATCTTTGTAAGACAATTTTTATTGAAATTTGTATATCTAAAATTCTCTATATGCAAACAACAAATAATCTGCAGCAGGCTTTTCCGCAGGAAAAAGATATCCCCGAGAGCGTAAGGCTGTCTCAGCCACTGCATCAAAAACGCATACTTATTAATGGTGAATTCCTCCCGTGGGAAGGACCCGTACATACTGTATACTCGCAAATATTCGTAAAGAAGGACGGACAGGAAGCTGCACCGCTCGAAATAGGAAGTTACCCGCTTGCCACCGAAAAAGAAGCGAGCCTGGCACTGGAAGCGGCTTTAGCCGCGCACGACTACGGTCGAGGCGAATGGCCATCTATGGGTGCCGAAGGCCGTATTAAAGCTTTAGAAGGCTTTACAAAAGGACTGAAAGAGCATCGCGAAGAAATTGTAAAACTCATTGTATGGGAAATTGCTAAAAGCGTGGCAGACGCCGAAAAGGAATTCGACCGTACTATCGAATACATAGAGGAAACGATCAAAACAGTGAAACAACTGCACAATGAATCTTCTATGTTTAAAGTTACCAGTGGTTTTATCGGGCAGATAAAAAAACTACCTTACGGCGTAGTGCTTTGTATGGGTCCGTTTAACTATCCGCTTAACGAAACCTTTACCATGCTTATACCGGCACTTATCAATGGTAACTCGGTACTATTCAAACCACCAAAATATGGCACGCTGTTGTTCAATCCGCTGTTAGACCTGTTTAAAGAACATTTCCCTAAAGGAGTTGTAAATACAGTGTATGGACGCGGACGAGACATTGTTCCGTTCCTTATGGAATCGGGCAAGATAGATGTGTTGGCACTTATAGGTTCAAGCCGTGTGGCAGACAGCCTTAAAAAAATGCACCCTAAATCAAACCGACTTCACGCCGTATTGGGACTTGATGCCAAGAACGCAGCTATAATATTGCCGGATGCCGATTTAGAAGCTACCGTAAAAGAAGTGGTTACAGGTACGTTATCGTTCAACGGGCAGCGTTGTACCGCCCTTAAAATACTTTTTGTACATTCATCTGTAGTAGATGAGTTCAACAAACTACTGGCTGCAGCTATAGACAAGCTGCCATTAGGTATGCCATGGGACAAGGGTGTTGCTATTACCCCACTTGCGGAACCCGAAAAACCGGGTTACCTAAAAGAATGCATAGACGATGCTATTGCACATGGTGCTAAAATCATCAATGCTGAAGATGGAGGAGGTAATCAGGGGTATTCGTTAATGAAGCCTGCTATACTGTACCCGACAAATCGCGATATGAAAATTTATTGGGAAGAGCAGTTTGGCCCGGTTATTCCGGTTGTAGCTTTTGATGATGAACTTGCTCCTGTAGATTATGTAACCGAATCGAAATACGGAATGCAGGCAAGTATTTTTAGTGAAAACCCGGAACGCATTTCATTCTATATCGATCAGC
This region includes:
- a CDS encoding aldehyde dehydrogenase: MQTTNNLQQAFPQEKDIPESVRLSQPLHQKRILINGEFLPWEGPVHTVYSQIFVKKDGQEAAPLEIGSYPLATEKEASLALEAALAAHDYGRGEWPSMGAEGRIKALEGFTKGLKEHREEIVKLIVWEIAKSVADAEKEFDRTIEYIEETIKTVKQLHNESSMFKVTSGFIGQIKKLPYGVVLCMGPFNYPLNETFTMLIPALINGNSVLFKPPKYGTLLFNPLLDLFKEHFPKGVVNTVYGRGRDIVPFLMESGKIDVLALIGSSRVADSLKKMHPKSNRLHAVLGLDAKNAAIILPDADLEATVKEVVTGTLSFNGQRCTALKILFVHSSVVDEFNKLLAAAIDKLPLGMPWDKGVAITPLAEPEKPGYLKECIDDAIAHGAKIINAEDGGGNQGYSLMKPAILYPTNRDMKIYWEEQFGPVIPVVAFDDELAPVDYVTESKYGMQASIFSENPERISFYIDQLAGQLGRININVQCQRGPDTFPFNGRKDSAENTLSVFEALNAFSVDSVVVTKQTPSNEALLHEILVSESSHRLNNKVIF